A single region of the Brachypodium distachyon strain Bd21 chromosome 3, Brachypodium_distachyon_v3.0, whole genome shotgun sequence genome encodes:
- the LOC104584325 gene encoding mitochondrial metalloendopeptidase OMA1 produces the protein MKKAKEEQGKLILPESHPDSVRVNRLTMEIVCTAHRGFADNDSNLDAATYQGEKKQRTEHLDGLEWEVILVQDESVNACCLPGGRIMVYTGFLDHFNTDAELATMLAHQVGHVIARHTLETLTNLLYIFIVMLDFPILFGDSKSKREAVESVMELRLRLPFS, from the exons AtgaagaaggccaaggaggAACAAGGGAAGCTCATCCTCCCGGAGTCTCACCCCGACAGCGTCCGCGTCAACCGCCTCACCATGGAGATCGTCTGCACCGCGCACAGAGGCTTCGCCGACAACGACTCTAATTTGGACGCCGCCACCTACCAGGGagagaagaagcagaggacGGAGCACCTGGATGGGCTGGAGTGGGAGGTGATCCTTGTCCAGGATGAGAGTGTCAACGCGTGCTGCTTGCCCGGTGGCAGGATCATGGTCTACACTGGCTTCCTCGACCACTTCAACACCGATGCTGAGCTCGCCACCATGCTTGCCCACCAG GTTGGGCACGTCATTGCAAGGCATACGTTGGAGACGCTCACCAATTTGTTGTATATTTTCATCGTGATGCTTGACTTCCCGATTTTATTCGGCGACAGCAAGAGCAAGCGTGAAGCTGTTGAGAGTGTGATGGAATTACGCCTCCGTTTGCCCTTCTCATGA